The following proteins come from a genomic window of Deinococcus sp. KSM4-11:
- the iolB gene encoding 5-deoxy-glucuronate isomerase — translation MTGRTQLRPGPDGGVSVTPESAGWRYLSSAVETLKAGETRTFGTGGQEVAVVLQNGAVTLQAGGQDFDLRRPSVFEALPHLLYVPPGTAWSVTAHADSTVAHGGAPAEGRLPLRLFCPEEMRVEMRGGANATRQVTHLLGPDLPAERLLLYEVYTPSGHWSGWPPHRHDGQLGSLYIEETYLYRVQPETGWAIHRNYSPEDDYDEALVARDGDLILAPRGYHPVAAAPGSNVYYLNFMAGDAVGEQRRTPPVDEADWAWMRQDWGGRPLPLPLGGAPRTD, via the coding sequence ATGACCGGGCGGACGCAGCTGAGGCCCGGCCCGGACGGAGGCGTCTCGGTCACGCCCGAGAGCGCGGGCTGGCGCTACCTGAGTTCCGCCGTGGAGACGCTGAAGGCCGGCGAGACCCGCACCTTTGGCACCGGCGGTCAGGAGGTCGCCGTGGTGCTCCAGAACGGGGCAGTGACCCTGCAGGCAGGGGGGCAGGACTTCGACCTGCGCCGCCCGTCGGTGTTCGAGGCCTTGCCACACCTGCTGTACGTGCCGCCCGGCACGGCTTGGAGCGTGACCGCGCATGCGGACAGCACCGTCGCCCACGGCGGCGCGCCCGCCGAGGGCCGACTTCCGCTGCGCCTGTTCTGCCCGGAGGAGATGCGCGTGGAGATGCGCGGCGGCGCGAACGCCACCAGACAGGTCACGCACCTGCTGGGCCCGGACCTGCCGGCCGAACGCCTGCTGCTGTACGAGGTCTACACGCCCAGCGGCCACTGGAGCGGCTGGCCTCCCCACCGCCACGACGGCCAGCTGGGCTCGCTGTACATCGAGGAAACGTACCTGTACCGCGTGCAGCCGGAGACCGGCTGGGCCATCCACCGCAATTACAGCCCCGAGGACGACTACGACGAGGCGCTGGTCGCCCGTGACGGCGACCTGATCCTCGCGCCGCGCGGCTACCACCCGGTGGCCGCCGCGCCCGGCAGCAACGTGTACTACCTGAATTTCATGGCCGGCGACGCCGTGGGCGAGCAGCGCCGGACGCCGCCGGTGGACGAGGCCGACTGGGCCTGGATGCGCCAGGACTGGGGTGGGCGACCGCTGCCCCTGCCCCTGGGTGGAGCACCCCGCACGGACTGA
- the iolD gene encoding 3D-(3,5/4)-trihydroxycyclohexane-1,2-dione acylhydrolase (decyclizing): MTRRLTVAQALVHFLAAQHSERDGVRQRLIPGVWGIFGHGNVAGVGQALEEYGDGLGLPTYRPQNEQGMVHIAAAFARHRNRLQTYACTASVGPGSTNMLTGAALATVNRLPVLLLPSDHFASRIPDPVLQGLEHPSEHDLSVNDCFRPVSRFYTRISRPEQLLSALPEAMRVLTDPAETGAVVLSLPEDVQTEAYDWPDALFEERVWRVRRPVPEPDLIQQAADLIRAAKRPLIIGGGGVIYSGAGQALTALAEATGLPFSESQAGKGAVPWNHPQNAGPIGAIGGLAANRLAREADLIVAVGTRLGDFVTASKTAFAPGVQVIGLNVVPMDAAKLGALSLVADARQGLEALAHALAGYTVDTGYAAEVNALRQEWNAAVDAQRQDTGSTPPSQGSVIGTVNDTIGGHATVICAAGSMPGDLVRLWRAEDPKAYHVEYGYSCMGYEIPAGLGVALAEPGRRVVVMVGDGSYLMMNSELVTAVAENVNLTVVLVDNRAFMSIRGLQMECGSPSFNNELRHRNPATGRTDGPTVDLDFVKHAQGMGAHAVRAETLGDLRSALEEAQAQGGVHVIVVPVNLRERVPGFESWWDVPIAEVSAQETVASTRRAYEGHLANQVTYFPSTQPQDVK, from the coding sequence ATGACGCGCCGCCTGACGGTCGCGCAGGCCCTGGTGCACTTCCTGGCCGCTCAGCACAGTGAGCGGGATGGGGTACGCCAGCGGCTCATTCCCGGCGTCTGGGGCATCTTCGGACACGGCAACGTCGCCGGTGTCGGGCAGGCGCTCGAAGAATACGGAGATGGGCTTGGGCTGCCCACGTACCGGCCGCAGAACGAGCAGGGCATGGTGCACATCGCCGCCGCCTTCGCCCGCCACCGCAACCGCCTGCAGACCTACGCCTGCACCGCCTCTGTTGGTCCCGGCAGCACCAACATGCTGACCGGCGCGGCCCTGGCGACCGTGAACCGCCTGCCGGTGCTGCTGCTGCCGAGCGACCACTTCGCCAGCCGAATTCCCGATCCGGTGCTCCAGGGCCTGGAACACCCGTCCGAACACGACCTCAGCGTCAACGACTGTTTCCGCCCCGTGAGCCGCTTCTATACCCGGATTTCCAGGCCGGAGCAGCTGCTGTCGGCGCTGCCCGAGGCGATGCGTGTGCTGACCGATCCGGCCGAGACGGGCGCGGTCGTCCTGTCGCTGCCCGAGGACGTGCAGACCGAGGCCTACGACTGGCCGGACGCGCTGTTCGAGGAGCGGGTGTGGCGGGTACGTCGGCCGGTGCCCGAACCCGACCTGATCCAGCAGGCCGCCGACCTGATCCGCGCGGCCAAGCGACCCCTGATCATCGGCGGGGGCGGCGTGATCTACAGCGGGGCCGGGCAGGCCCTGACGGCGCTGGCCGAGGCGACCGGGCTTCCCTTCAGCGAATCGCAGGCCGGCAAGGGAGCCGTGCCGTGGAACCATCCACAGAACGCCGGGCCGATCGGCGCCATCGGCGGACTGGCCGCGAACCGGCTGGCCCGGGAGGCCGACCTGATCGTGGCGGTGGGCACGCGCCTGGGAGATTTCGTGACCGCCAGCAAGACGGCCTTCGCGCCGGGCGTGCAGGTCATCGGCCTGAACGTGGTGCCGATGGACGCCGCGAAACTCGGCGCACTCAGCCTGGTCGCCGACGCCCGGCAGGGCCTGGAGGCGCTGGCCCACGCGTTGGCTGGCTACACGGTGGACACCGGGTACGCCGCCGAGGTGAACGCCCTGCGACAGGAGTGGAACGCGGCGGTGGACGCCCAGCGGCAGGACACCGGCAGCACGCCGCCCTCCCAGGGCAGCGTGATCGGCACGGTGAACGACACCATCGGTGGGCACGCCACGGTGATCTGCGCGGCGGGGAGCATGCCCGGCGATCTCGTGCGGTTGTGGCGGGCGGAAGACCCGAAGGCGTACCACGTGGAGTACGGGTATTCGTGCATGGGCTACGAGATCCCGGCGGGGCTGGGCGTCGCGCTGGCCGAGCCGGGGCGGCGCGTAGTCGTGATGGTCGGGGACGGCTCGTACCTGATGATGAACAGCGAGCTGGTCACGGCCGTGGCGGAGAACGTGAACCTGACGGTGGTGCTGGTGGACAACCGCGCGTTCATGAGCATCCGGGGCCTGCAGATGGAGTGCGGCTCGCCCAGTTTCAACAATGAGCTGCGGCACCGCAATCCGGCGACGGGGCGCACGGACGGCCCCACGGTCGACCTGGATTTCGTGAAGCACGCCCAGGGCATGGGCGCGCACGCGGTTCGGGCGGAGACGCTGGGTGACCTGCGCTCCGCGCTGGAGGAAGCGCAGGCGCAGGGGGGCGTGCACGTCATCGTCGTGCCTGTGAACCTGCGCGAGCGCGTCCCTGGCTTCGAGAGCTGGTGGGACGTGCCCATTGCCGAGGTGTCCGCTCAGGAGACCGTGGCCTCGACCCGGCGGGCCTACGAGGGCCATCTGGCGAACCAGGTCACGTACTTTCCCTCCACCCAGCCACAGGACGTGAAATGA
- a CDS encoding TIM barrel protein: MTATPPSIRFGNAPCSWGTIEGFGEGIPAPRMLDELVQAGYRGTELGDYGYFPTDVAALREALASRHLTMLGAYEGVYLRDPAAHAEGESRVLRVARQLAAVADLGDGWQPLVVLADEHSRDAPRFRNAGHITPELSLDGAGWAAFTSGAERIARAVRNETGLRTVFHHHCGGYVETPAEIETFLARTDSTLVGLVFDTGHYLYGSGTSEAQVVLDGLRALRERIWYVHFKDMSAEVAAHARTAGLTYQQAVGAGVFCELGRGVVPFPAVLDELQSSGYHGWITVEQDVLPGMGEPLESARANLEYLRGLGGGA; encoded by the coding sequence ATGACCGCGACCCCACCATCCATCCGCTTCGGCAACGCGCCCTGCTCGTGGGGCACCATCGAGGGCTTCGGCGAGGGCATTCCCGCGCCGCGCATGCTCGACGAGCTCGTGCAGGCCGGGTACCGGGGCACGGAACTCGGCGATTACGGGTACTTCCCGACGGACGTGGCGGCGCTGCGGGAGGCCCTCGCCAGCCGGCACCTGACCATGCTGGGCGCGTACGAGGGCGTGTACCTGCGCGACCCGGCCGCGCATGCGGAAGGAGAATCGCGCGTCCTGCGCGTGGCCCGACAGCTCGCGGCGGTGGCCGACCTGGGCGACGGCTGGCAGCCTCTGGTCGTACTGGCCGACGAGCACAGCCGGGACGCGCCGAGGTTCCGAAACGCCGGGCACATCACGCCGGAGCTGTCTCTGGACGGGGCGGGCTGGGCGGCCTTCACATCCGGCGCCGAGCGGATCGCCCGCGCGGTGCGGAACGAAACGGGCCTGCGCACGGTGTTCCACCACCACTGCGGCGGGTACGTCGAGACGCCGGCCGAGATCGAGACGTTCCTGGCCCGCACCGATTCCACGCTGGTGGGGCTGGTGTTCGACACCGGCCATTACCTGTACGGCAGCGGCACCAGCGAGGCCCAGGTCGTGCTGGACGGCCTGAGGGCGCTGCGTGAGCGCATCTGGTACGTGCACTTCAAGGACATGTCGGCGGAGGTGGCCGCCCACGCCCGCACGGCGGGCCTCACCTACCAGCAGGCGGTCGGGGCGGGCGTGTTCTGCGAACTGGGGCGCGGCGTGGTGCCGTTCCCGGCCGTGCTGGACGAGCTCCAGAGCAGTGGCTACCACGGCTGGATCACGGTGGAGCAGGACGTGTTGCCGGGCATGGGCGAACCGCTGGAAAGCGCGCGCGCCAATCTGGAGTACCTGAGGGGCCTCGGGGGCGGCGCGTGA
- the iolG gene encoding inositol 2-dehydrogenase: MTDSPLPALRFAILGAGRMGVEHGHALIGLPDAQVVAVADPVEASAQKVARLTRAARTYADPLDAIHDPEVEAVIIVTPTSTHAALIEAAALAGKAIFCEKPVAADLAETERVMKIVQERGVPFQIGFNRRYDAPYIQAKERIDAGEIGVIEQFSATGRDPAPPPLEYLKISGGVFLDQAIHDLDAARFLVGEVAEVTAMGSVRVDPAIGEIGDVDTTTVLLKFENGAQGVVMNSRRAVYGYDVRTEVFGSGGKLVMDATPKTALLRYGEGVGMDHYHFFMDRFRDAYRAEIAAFVLALRESRNPTPGARDAVESLRLALACTRSLKEGHTVRVQDVQVPAATP, from the coding sequence ATGACTGACTCTCCCCTGCCCGCCCTCCGTTTCGCGATTCTCGGTGCCGGACGCATGGGCGTCGAGCACGGCCACGCCCTGATCGGCCTGCCTGACGCGCAGGTGGTCGCCGTGGCCGATCCGGTCGAGGCCTCCGCGCAGAAGGTCGCGCGCCTCACCCGGGCCGCGCGCACGTACGCCGATCCGCTGGACGCCATCCATGATCCGGAGGTCGAGGCCGTGATCATCGTCACGCCGACCAGCACGCACGCGGCGCTGATCGAGGCGGCGGCGCTGGCGGGCAAGGCCATCTTCTGCGAGAAGCCCGTGGCCGCCGACCTCGCGGAGACCGAACGGGTCATGAAGATCGTGCAGGAGCGCGGCGTGCCCTTCCAGATCGGCTTCAACCGCCGCTACGACGCGCCGTACATCCAGGCGAAGGAGCGCATCGACGCGGGCGAGATCGGAGTCATCGAGCAGTTCAGCGCCACCGGCCGCGACCCGGCCCCGCCACCGCTGGAGTACCTGAAGATCTCCGGCGGGGTGTTCCTGGATCAGGCGATTCACGACCTGGACGCCGCGCGGTTCCTGGTCGGGGAGGTGGCGGAGGTCACGGCCATGGGCAGCGTGCGGGTCGATCCGGCCATCGGGGAGATCGGGGACGTGGACACGACGACCGTTCTGCTGAAGTTCGAGAACGGCGCGCAGGGCGTCGTGATGAACTCCCGCCGCGCCGTGTACGGCTACGACGTCCGCACGGAGGTCTTCGGGTCCGGCGGCAAGCTGGTCATGGACGCCACCCCGAAGACGGCGCTGCTGCGCTACGGCGAGGGCGTCGGCATGGATCACTACCACTTCTTCATGGACCGGTTCCGGGACGCCTACCGCGCCGAGATCGCCGCCTTCGTGCTGGCCCTGCGGGAAAGCCGCAACCCCACGCCCGGCGCGCGGGACGCGGTGGAATCGCTGCGGCTGGCGCTGGCGTGCACCCGCAGCCTGAAGGAGGGCCACACCGTGCGCGTGCAGGACGTGCAGGTTCCGGCCGCCACGCCATGA
- a CDS encoding aminotransferase class III-fold pyridoxal phosphate-dependent enzyme: MTSTQDRPGVASAHDIAQMNRDYTMFSWSVQGASTPMVMTGGKGSHFTDGNGASWLDFSSQLINLNVGHQHPRMLDAIKKQVDTLCFAGPSFATEPRGLLGKKLAEVTGLSKAFFTLGGSEANENAIKMARLVTGRDKIITRYRSYHGATMGSMTASGDPRRWPVEPGVPGVVRVFDPYCYRCPFGKTPDSCGRECVSHIEEVIQMEGPASIAAILVEGITGSNGLLVPPDDYYPKLRALCDKYGILLITDEVMSGFGRTGKWVATQHWNILPDIITCAKGLTSGYMPLGAVIVNERVANYFEDHMLWGGLTYSGHPVSCAAGVENLAIYEEEHIFERVDELGAHLATRLEAMKAKYACVGDVRYKGLFSVLELVKDKATKEPLAPFNGTSPEMNALAGHIKGQQVYAYSRFNFLWVCPPLVITKEELDHGLDVYEEGLAKVDALLGAAG, translated from the coding sequence ATGACCAGCACCCAGGATCGCCCCGGCGTCGCGTCGGCGCACGATATCGCCCAGATGAACCGCGACTACACCATGTTCTCGTGGAGCGTGCAGGGCGCGTCCACCCCCATGGTCATGACCGGCGGGAAGGGCAGCCACTTCACGGACGGCAACGGCGCGTCGTGGCTGGACTTCAGCAGCCAGCTCATCAACCTGAACGTCGGGCACCAGCACCCGCGCATGCTGGACGCCATCAAGAAGCAGGTCGATACGCTGTGCTTCGCCGGACCGTCCTTCGCGACGGAACCGCGCGGCCTGCTCGGCAAGAAACTCGCGGAGGTCACAGGCCTGAGCAAGGCCTTCTTCACGCTGGGCGGCAGCGAGGCAAACGAGAACGCCATCAAGATGGCGCGGCTGGTCACGGGACGCGACAAGATCATCACCCGGTACCGTAGCTACCACGGCGCGACCATGGGCAGCATGACCGCCTCCGGCGATCCGCGCCGCTGGCCGGTGGAACCCGGCGTGCCCGGCGTGGTGCGCGTGTTCGATCCTTACTGCTACCGCTGCCCGTTTGGCAAGACGCCGGATTCGTGCGGGCGCGAGTGCGTCTCTCATATCGAGGAGGTCATCCAGATGGAAGGCCCGGCCTCGATTGCCGCGATCCTGGTCGAGGGCATCACCGGCAGCAACGGCCTGCTCGTGCCGCCCGACGACTACTACCCGAAACTGCGCGCCCTGTGCGACAAGTACGGCATCCTGCTGATCACCGACGAGGTGATGAGCGGCTTCGGCCGCACCGGGAAGTGGGTGGCCACCCAGCACTGGAACATCCTGCCGGACATCATCACCTGCGCCAAGGGCCTCACCAGCGGATACATGCCGCTCGGTGCGGTGATCGTGAACGAGCGCGTCGCGAACTACTTCGAGGATCACATGCTGTGGGGCGGCCTGACCTACTCCGGGCATCCCGTGAGCTGCGCGGCGGGCGTCGAGAACCTCGCCATCTACGAGGAGGAACACATCTTCGAGCGGGTGGATGAGCTGGGCGCACACCTCGCCACACGTCTGGAGGCCATGAAGGCGAAATACGCCTGCGTGGGCGACGTGCGCTACAAGGGCCTGTTCTCCGTGCTGGAACTCGTGAAGGACAAGGCCACCAAGGAACCGCTCGCGCCGTTCAACGGCACCAGCCCCGAGATGAATGCGCTGGCCGGCCACATCAAGGGTCAGCAGGTGTATGCCTACAGCCGCTTCAACTTCCTGTGGGTGTGCCCGCCCCTGGTGATCACCAAAGAGGAACTCGACCACGGCCTCGATGTCTACGAGGAAGGCCTGGCGAAGGTGGACGCCTTGCTGGGAGCGGCGGGCTAA
- a CDS encoding LacI family DNA-binding transcriptional regulator, producing MPATGEGGGAITVNRLAEIAKLAGVSAATVSRTLSRPDLVAERTRRRVLNAVEATGFRQNELARSLRQQESRTIGLVVTDLNPFHATLVKGVQDTAERNDLNVILFTSDDSAAREREALSILRSHMPQGLILIPSAHTIQHARLLQGMTVVELDRQSGLDGAHTVQVHNRSGARQAVRHLIAQGHRRIGAIFGQLHVSTAHERHQGFQDALAEAQLPYDGTLVRYGNDLEPSGRAAALELLDVAPAGRPTALFVSNHEMTVGAIIAMRSLGLKLPGDLSLISFDDSRLMLLHEPPISVVAQPTYELGVRACEVLISALSGGDVPQHVRLDAPFIARGSVAPP from the coding sequence ATTCCGGCTACGGGTGAAGGGGGTGGAGCAATTACAGTCAACCGGCTGGCCGAAATTGCGAAACTGGCGGGCGTGTCGGCGGCCACGGTGTCCCGCACCCTGTCCCGCCCTGATCTGGTGGCGGAACGGACGCGGCGGCGCGTGCTGAACGCCGTGGAGGCCACAGGTTTCCGGCAGAACGAACTGGCCCGCAGCCTGCGCCAGCAGGAATCCCGCACCATCGGCCTGGTCGTGACGGATCTCAACCCCTTCCACGCCACGCTGGTCAAGGGCGTGCAGGACACCGCCGAGCGCAACGACCTGAACGTCATCCTGTTCACCAGCGACGACTCGGCCGCCCGTGAGCGCGAGGCGCTGTCGATCCTGCGCAGCCATATGCCGCAGGGACTGATCCTGATTCCCAGCGCGCACACGATCCAGCACGCCCGGCTGCTCCAGGGCATGACCGTCGTGGAACTCGACCGGCAGAGCGGCCTGGACGGCGCCCATACCGTGCAGGTGCACAACCGGAGCGGAGCCCGTCAGGCCGTGCGCCACCTGATCGCGCAGGGGCACCGGCGCATCGGGGCCATCTTCGGGCAACTGCATGTGAGTACCGCCCACGAACGCCACCAGGGCTTCCAGGACGCCCTCGCGGAGGCGCAGCTGCCGTACGACGGAACGCTCGTCCGCTACGGCAACGACCTGGAGCCCAGCGGCCGGGCGGCGGCGCTGGAGCTGCTGGACGTTGCCCCGGCCGGGCGACCCACGGCCCTGTTCGTGAGCAACCACGAGATGACGGTCGGCGCGATCATCGCCATGCGCTCGCTGGGCCTGAAACTGCCGGGCGACCTCTCGCTGATCTCCTTCGACGATTCCCGCCTGATGCTGCTGCACGAGCCGCCGATCAGCGTGGTCGCGCAGCCGACGTATGAACTCGGCGTCCGCGCCTGCGAGGTGCTGATCTCCGCCCTGTCCGGCGGTGACGTGCCCCAGCACGTGCGACTTGACGCTCCCTTCATCGCGCGGGGGTCGGTGGCCCCGCCATGA
- the iolC gene encoding 5-dehydro-2-deoxygluconokinase: MISPDATIELFTVGRSSIDLYSDDIGKPFTEITRFGAYLGGSPLNIAVGASRLGVRSALLTAVGEDQVGDFILAGLGREQVETRYIPRKPGTRTSAVLLGIQPPDRFPITFYRENAADIQLGIPDIDAAPIEAARALVVNGSALALDPGRSATLHAARRAHGAGVPVFLDLDFRANLWPDVLGYGLNIRALLRDVDVVLGTEEEINAALLSDREGVVIRDSMITAPEIHGDVAANTAALLAEVPVVIVKEGARGCTVHRQGLAAVNVPGFPVEVLSVLGAGDAFAAGVVAGRLRGLDWPEAARVGNACGAIVVTRIGCADFTPTWDEVEALMAGHPAAAQP, encoded by the coding sequence GTGATATCGCCGGACGCCACCATCGAGCTGTTCACGGTGGGCCGCTCCTCCATCGACCTGTATTCGGACGACATCGGGAAGCCGTTCACGGAGATCACGCGCTTCGGGGCGTACCTGGGTGGGAGTCCACTGAACATCGCGGTGGGCGCGAGCAGGCTGGGCGTGAGATCGGCGCTGCTCACGGCCGTGGGTGAGGATCAGGTCGGGGACTTCATCCTGGCGGGCCTGGGGCGGGAGCAGGTCGAGACGCGGTACATCCCCCGCAAACCCGGCACGCGCACGAGCGCCGTGCTGCTCGGCATCCAGCCGCCGGACAGGTTCCCGATCACCTTCTACCGGGAGAACGCGGCCGACATCCAGCTCGGGATTCCGGATATCGACGCCGCCCCCATCGAGGCGGCGCGGGCGCTGGTCGTGAACGGGTCGGCGCTGGCGCTGGATCCGGGGCGCTCGGCCACGCTGCACGCCGCCCGACGGGCGCACGGTGCGGGCGTGCCAGTGTTCCTCGACCTGGATTTCCGCGCGAACCTGTGGCCGGATGTCCTGGGCTACGGCCTGAATATCCGCGCCCTGCTGCGCGACGTGGACGTGGTGCTGGGCACTGAGGAGGAGATCAACGCCGCGCTCCTGAGCGACCGTGAGGGCGTGGTCATCCGCGACTCGATGATCACCGCGCCCGAGATCCACGGCGACGTGGCCGCCAACACCGCCGCGCTGCTGGCCGAGGTGCCGGTGGTGATCGTGAAGGAGGGTGCGCGCGGCTGCACCGTGCACCGTCAGGGCCTGGCAGCCGTGAACGTGCCGGGCTTCCCGGTCGAGGTGCTGAGCGTCCTGGGCGCCGGGGACGCCTTCGCGGCGGGCGTGGTCGCGGGGCGGCTGCGCGGCCTGGACTGGCCGGAGGCCGCGCGGGTCGGGAACGCCTGCGGGGCCATCGTGGTCACGCGGATCGGCTGCGCGGACTTCACGCCCACCTGGGACGAGGTCGAGGCGCTCATGGCGGGCCACCCCGCAGCGGCGCAGCCATGA
- a CDS encoding class II fructose-bisphosphate aldolase, translating to MTYHADARPLYHAALAGGYALPAYNVCSLEMAKGCLDAAEAAGKPVILQTYPADIEQASPHVFAQLIRALADEVSVPVTLHLDHGRDVDQVIACLRAGYGSVMFDGQGLPFDETLRMTAHLAGIAHASGAALEVSAEGFGLPGADDNVLDTTDPQQARALRDAGADLIACAVGSEHGHASRLDLTLLAEIQTQAGGPLVLHGGSGIHPDDLQAAVRQGVTKVNIGSALYRAVRAAWMATPTLPTHRAGYASIRAAVKGAAAPFLDLLHPQRNSA from the coding sequence ATGACCTACCACGCCGATGCCCGGCCCCTCTACCACGCCGCGCTGGCTGGCGGTTACGCGCTGCCCGCGTACAACGTGTGCTCGCTGGAGATGGCGAAGGGGTGCCTGGACGCGGCCGAGGCGGCCGGGAAGCCCGTGATCCTCCAGACCTACCCGGCCGACATCGAGCAGGCCAGTCCGCACGTGTTCGCCCAGCTGATCCGCGCGCTGGCCGACGAGGTCAGCGTGCCGGTCACCCTGCATCTCGACCACGGGCGGGACGTGGATCAGGTGATCGCGTGTCTGCGCGCCGGGTACGGTTCGGTGATGTTCGACGGACAGGGCCTGCCCTTCGATGAAACGCTCCGGATGACCGCCCACCTGGCCGGGATTGCCCATGCCAGCGGCGCCGCGCTGGAAGTCAGCGCCGAGGGGTTCGGGCTGCCCGGCGCCGACGACAACGTGCTGGACACGACTGATCCGCAGCAGGCCCGCGCGCTGCGGGACGCCGGAGCCGACCTGATCGCCTGCGCCGTGGGCAGTGAGCACGGACACGCCAGCCGCCTCGACCTGACCCTGCTGGCCGAGATCCAGACGCAAGCGGGCGGCCCGCTCGTCCTGCACGGTGGGAGCGGTATCCACCCGGACGACCTTCAGGCTGCCGTGCGCCAGGGGGTCACGAAGGTGAACATCGGCAGCGCCCTGTACCGCGCCGTGCGCGCCGCGTGGATGGCCACGCCGACCCTGCCCACGCACCGCGCCGGGTACGCCTCCATCCGCGCGGCCGTCAAGGGCGCCGCCGCCCCCTTCCTCGACCTGCTCCATCCGCAAAGGAACTCCGCATGA